From a region of the Salvelinus alpinus chromosome 2, SLU_Salpinus.1, whole genome shotgun sequence genome:
- the LOC139567544 gene encoding uncharacterized protein: MSTLQMLRLFLNERLTAAAVEIFGAVEKTVVEYQEENDNLRRLLRITPDINQCRKESLRLSVAVTENEVPPEQQEWRTSLQQEDLEPTQIKEEQEELWTCQEEDSVFKLPPICVESKCDQENQQSFSLPQTQTVENRDSNSKPVDLPHFVTVTHLEGLDIPSDPPDNQNYSHSSSVSGDPVGLRLLSPFHHSPPLDPNLSMGEHCSKPSTTSRKTHCCFDCGETFALKADLQEHVTLTKKRPSECHLCKKRYNSTCKLKAHVRFCHVERPCTCPFCGKTFKLKGHLSRHMRIHTGEKPFGCGDCGKSFIQKGDLMRHILTHTGEKPFSCKDCGKSFNRKGNLTEHIRTCTY, from the exons ATGTCTACATTACAAATGTTGCGCCTGTTCTTAAATGAGCGTTTAACTGCAGCTGCTGTGGAGATTTTCGGGGCAGTTGAGAAAACGGTAGTCGAGTACCAGGAGGAGAATGATAATCTGCGGAGACTGCTGCGGATAACCCCGGACATAAACCAATGTAGAAAAG AGTCCCTTCGGTTATCTGTTGCTGTCACTGAAAACGAGGTCCCCCCTGAGCAGCAGGAGTGGAGAACCAGTCTGCAGCAGGAGGACCTAGAACCCACACagattaaagaggaacaggaggaacTCTGGACCTGTCAGGAGGAAGATAGTGTGTTCAAATTACCTCCAATTTGTGTGGAAAGTAAATGTGATCAGGAAAACCAACAGTCCTTTTCTCTTCCCCAAACCCAGACAGTGGAGAACAGAGACAGTAACTCTAAACCAGTGGATCTCCCACATTTTGTCACCGTTACCCACCTAGAGGGTCTCGACATTCCCAGTGACCCTCCAGATAATCAAAACTATAGCCACAGCTCATCTGTAAGCGGTGACCCAGTAGGACTTAGGCTGCTGTCACCATTCCATCACAGCCCACCACTGGATCCCAACCTATCAATGGGGGAACACTGTTCCAAACCCAGCACCACGTCTAGAAAAACTCACTGCTGCTTTGACTGTGGTGAAACGTTTGCTCTGAAAGCTGACCTGCAGGAGCATGTGACTCTCACCAAGAAGAGACCCAGCGAATGCCACCTCTGCAAGAAACGCTACAACTCCACCTGTAAATTAAAGGCCCATGTCAGATTCTGTCATGTGGAGAGACCCTGCACCTGCCCCTTTTGTGGAAAGACCTTCAAACTCAAAGGACATCTTTCCAGACATATGaggattcacacaggagagaaaccatttggctgtggtgactgtgggaagagcttcattCAGAAGGGGGACCTAATGAGACACATACttactcacacaggagagaaaccatttagctgtaaagactgtgggaaaagcttcaatcGGAAGGGGAACCTAACTGAACATATACGGACTTGCACATACTGA